A stretch of the Rhinoderma darwinii isolate aRhiDar2 chromosome 3, aRhiDar2.hap1, whole genome shotgun sequence genome encodes the following:
- the PGLS gene encoding 6-phosphogluconolactonase isoform X1 has product MSSSRQIRVFPSPAELALSLSQLLVHESRGVDNFRLGLSGGSLVQLLSRELPKTAGLNTERWKVAMCDERLVPFSDPESTYGEYKRQLVPLGLLSESQFIVIDPSLTVEDAAADYEKKVQEIFPGKDLPNFDLLILGIGPDGHTASLFPGHPLLEVTDKIVAPISDSPKPPPERVTLTLPVINAAKTVVFVATGEGKTTVLKRILQEDSDPLPAARVSPVNGKLLWFLDESAARDLTCPVEKHSVL; this is encoded by the exons ATGTCCTCCAGTCGTCAGATCCGTGTGTTCCCTTCGCCAGCAGAGCTTGCCCTTTCCCTTTCGCAGCTACTGGTCCATGAGTCCAGAGGTGTAGATAACTTTCGGCTTGGATTGTCTGGTGGGAGCCTGGTGCAGCTTCTGAGCCGTGAATTGCCTAAGACTGCAGGCCTCAATACAGAGAGATGGAAAGTGGCCATGTGTGACGAGAGGCTGGTCCCGTTCTCTGATCCTGAGAGCACATACGGCGAATACAAG CGTCAGCTTGTTCCTCTTGGCCTCTTGTCAGAATCTCAATTTATCGTCATCGATCCATCATTGACCGTGGAAGATGCAGCTGCTGATTACGAAAAGAAGGTGCAAGAG ATTTTCCCTGGGAAAGACCTCCCGAACTTTGACCTGCTTATTTTAGGAATTGGCCCTGATGGACACACGGCTTCACTCTTCCCAGGacatcctctcctagag GTGACAGATAAGATTGTGGCTCCTATTAGTGACTCCCCGAAGCCTCCTCCGGAGAGGGTTACTCTAACACTCCCAGTGATCAATGCAGCTAAAACAGTCGTCTTCGTGGCCACAGGAGAAGGCAAAACTACTGTTTTGAAA CGTATCCTACAGGAGGATTCCGATCCATTGCCAGCTGCTCGTGTCTCCCCAGTGAACGGTAAACTGCTATGGTTTCTCGATGAATCCGCTGCTCGGGATTTAACTTGCCCTGTAGAGAAACATTCAGTCCTGTAA
- the LOC142748283 gene encoding uncharacterized protein LOC142748283 — MPRGMDVERLILFVQEHPAIWDTRCEEYHNRTVKEDAWELVAKNLFGQEWETGRTRDRTRLVQDIKTRWRSCRDQFRREMGDKGRSGDGASRKRPYIYTKQLMFLKDIMDMRTTTDNLEDTAEETDVGESVAEPPAPNILPPSPEPTPQEPAPGQSERPVASPAQERPVRARSRRVRAPQPSTAAQVDTRVLDYLRRAAEEDGNDAFGRSIVPLLRLVPMDLMGRLQASIVTLIDACRPPHNPHMCFTAIEQWRNNYMPPPTAHVPGQFHPVPQMVRPYPYMRPMAHQLPGHTFHPPHQHHYAGEGQPTQLQVQHSGADMQEYASPGQRYQHL; from the exons atgccgcgcgggatggatgtggagcgcctcatcctttttgtccaggagcatccagcgatatgggataccagatgtgaggagtatcataacaggacggtgaaggaggacgcatgggagttggtggccaaaaacctctttgggcaagagtgggagactggccgaacccgggaccgcactcggttgg tccaagatatcaagacacggtggcggagctgccgtgatcaattcaggcgagagatgggtgacaagggacgcagcggagatggggcatctcgcaaacggccctacatatatactaagcagctgatgttcctgaaggacatcatggatatgcgcac aaccaccgacaatttggaggacacagcagaggagactgacgtgggggagtctgtggccgaaccccctgctcccaatatcctgccacccagccccgagccgacaccccaggagcccgcaccaggccagtcagaacggccggttgcctctccagcccaggagcggcccgtgcgagcccgcagtcggcgtgttcgagccccacagccctccacagctgcccaggtggatacgcgggtactggactatctcaggcgagccgcagaggaggatgggaatgatgccttcggccgcagcattgtccccctcctacgcctggtgccgatggaccttatgggccgtctgcaggcgtcgatcgtcacattgatcgacgcttgcagaccgccacacaatccccatatgtgtttcacggcaatagagcagtggcgaaataattacatgccgccacccacggcccaTGTGCCTGGGCAATTCCACCCTGTTCCCCAGATGGTACGGCCGTATccctacatgcgccctatggctcaccAGCTGCCAGGGCACACATTCCacccaccacatcagcaccactatgctggcgagggacaacctacccagctccaggtccagcatagtggtgctgatatgcAGGAATATGCCTCCCCAGGACAAAGataccaacacctgtga
- the PGLS gene encoding 6-phosphogluconolactonase isoform X2, whose protein sequence is MSSSRQIRVFPSPAELALSLSQLLVHESRGVDNFRLGLSGGSLVQLLSRELPKTAGLNTERWKVAMCDERLVPFSDPESTYGEYKRQLVPLGLLSESQFIVIDPSLTVEDAAADYEKKVQEIFPGKDLPNFDLLILGIGPDGHTASLFPGHPLLEVTDKIVAPISDSPKPPPERVTLTLPVINAAKTVVFVATGEGKTTVLKVSTSVSYRRIPIHCQLLVSPQ, encoded by the exons ATGTCCTCCAGTCGTCAGATCCGTGTGTTCCCTTCGCCAGCAGAGCTTGCCCTTTCCCTTTCGCAGCTACTGGTCCATGAGTCCAGAGGTGTAGATAACTTTCGGCTTGGATTGTCTGGTGGGAGCCTGGTGCAGCTTCTGAGCCGTGAATTGCCTAAGACTGCAGGCCTCAATACAGAGAGATGGAAAGTGGCCATGTGTGACGAGAGGCTGGTCCCGTTCTCTGATCCTGAGAGCACATACGGCGAATACAAG CGTCAGCTTGTTCCTCTTGGCCTCTTGTCAGAATCTCAATTTATCGTCATCGATCCATCATTGACCGTGGAAGATGCAGCTGCTGATTACGAAAAGAAGGTGCAAGAG ATTTTCCCTGGGAAAGACCTCCCGAACTTTGACCTGCTTATTTTAGGAATTGGCCCTGATGGACACACGGCTTCACTCTTCCCAGGacatcctctcctagag GTGACAGATAAGATTGTGGCTCCTATTAGTGACTCCCCGAAGCCTCCTCCGGAGAGGGTTACTCTAACACTCCCAGTGATCAATGCAGCTAAAACAGTCGTCTTCGTGGCCACAGGAGAAGGCAAAACTACTGTTTTGAAA GTGTCTACCAGCGTATCCTACAGGAGGATTCCGATCCATTGCCAGCTGCTCGTGTCTCCCCAGTGA